TCAAGAAATCTGCGATTGGATCCATGTTATTAGGAAGCGTTCCAAATTACTTTCCTTGCGGAGTTAACTCGCGTTCGCCTCCTCCTCCTGTAATTACCAGCTAGATTTTTTCAGACCCGGGATAAGACCCTGGTGTGCCATTTTTCTCAGGCAGATACGGCAGAGACCGAAATCGCGATAATAACCTCTCGCGCGGCCGCAGATTTGGCATCTGTTATGATAGCGCACTGCGAACTTCTGGTCTTTAGCCATTTTTGCAACCCATGCTTTAGTAGCCATAAATTCTATTGCTCCTATTATTTGGCCGACTTTCTGAAAGGCAAGCCCATATATTTCATGAGCAAGCTGCCTTCTTGGTCGTTCTTAGCGGTGGTAACAAACGTAATGTTCATACCGTGGGCTT
The genomic region above belongs to Elusimicrobiaceae bacterium and contains:
- a CDS encoding type Z 30S ribosomal protein S14, whose protein sequence is MATKAWVAKMAKDQKFAVRYHNRCQICGRARGYYRDFGLCRICLRKMAHQGLIPGLKKSSW